Proteins encoded by one window of Kribbella italica:
- the grpE gene encoding nucleotide exchange factor GrpE, with product MTDPSDPGSEFGDGDPVVRDKRRIDPETGNLREPGEPVSPAPAGGAAPGLPGTPGAQPPRDPSDLIGPSAQEALLTEALSERTADLQRLQAEYVNYKRRVDRDREANREVVIGSVLTELLQTLDDVGRAREAGELEGAFKAVAESLERVTEKLGLVKYGEVGDPFDPRIHEALLHNYSDEVDGPTATLVMQPGYRLGERILRAARVAVSEPTEQLPAGAEDGAEGNDDDNQAADKPAE from the coding sequence GTGACCGATCCGTCCGACCCTGGAAGCGAGTTCGGCGACGGCGACCCCGTCGTCCGGGACAAGCGCCGGATCGACCCGGAGACCGGCAACCTGCGGGAGCCCGGCGAGCCTGTCTCGCCGGCCCCCGCGGGTGGCGCCGCGCCCGGCCTGCCCGGTACGCCGGGCGCCCAGCCGCCGCGCGACCCGTCCGACCTGATCGGGCCGTCGGCCCAGGAGGCCCTGTTGACCGAGGCGCTGTCCGAGCGTACGGCGGACCTGCAGCGCCTGCAGGCCGAGTACGTGAACTACAAGCGCCGCGTCGACCGGGACCGCGAGGCCAACCGCGAGGTCGTCATCGGCTCGGTGCTGACCGAGCTGCTGCAGACCCTGGACGACGTCGGCCGGGCCCGCGAGGCGGGCGAGCTGGAGGGCGCGTTCAAGGCGGTCGCGGAGTCGCTCGAGCGGGTCACCGAGAAGCTCGGACTGGTGAAGTACGGCGAGGTGGGCGACCCCTTCGACCCGCGGATCCACGAAGCGCTGCTGCACAACTACTCCGACGAGGTCGACGGACCGACCGCGACGCTGGTCATGCAGCCGGGCTACCGGCTGGGCGAGCGGATCCTGCGGGCGGCCCGGGTGGCGGTGTCGGAACCGACCGAGCAGCTGCCGGCCGGCGCCGAGGACGGGGCTGAAGGCAACGATGACGACAACCAGGCCGCAGACAAGCCTGCGGAGTAA
- the dnaK gene encoding molecular chaperone DnaK: MARAVGIDLGTTNSVIAVLEGGEPTVIPNAEGARTTPSVVAFAKNGEVLVGEVAKRQATTNVDRTIRSVKRHMGEDWNVSIDGKKFTPQQISAFVLQKLKRDAEAYLGEQVTDAVITVPAYFSDAQRQATKEAGEIAGLNVHRIVNEPTAAALAYGLDKGTEQTILVFDLGGGTFDVSLLEIGDGVFEVKATSGDNHLGGDDWDMRIVQWLVTQFKNKNGTDLSGDKMAMQRLQEAAEKAKIELSSAAETSIHLPYLSLTDSGPLHLEEKLSRAEFQKLTNDLLERARSPFKAVIKDAGIDVAKIDHVILVGGSTRMPAVAELVKELTGGKDPNKGVNPDEVVAVGASLQAGVLKGEVKDVLLLDVTPLSLGIETKGGVFTKIIERNTTIPTKGSEIFTTAEDNQPSVMIQVYQGEREMARDNKSLGNFELTGLPPAPRNVPQIEVTFDIDANGIVHVNAKDLATGKEQRMTVTGGSALPKTDIDQMVRDAEQYAEEDRLRREAVESRNQAEGLVYQTEKFLEENEDKIPDDVKTEVKDGVAELKKALEGDDAEVIKTASEKLAQSSQKMGAAMYANAQAAGGSEENASSGDRPADTEDDGVVDAEIVDEDRPQDTKADDAKPEDTK, translated from the coding sequence ATGGCCCGCGCGGTCGGTATCGATCTCGGTACGACGAACTCCGTCATCGCCGTACTGGAAGGTGGCGAGCCCACCGTCATCCCCAACGCCGAGGGAGCGCGTACGACGCCCTCGGTGGTCGCCTTCGCCAAGAACGGCGAGGTCCTGGTCGGCGAGGTGGCCAAGCGCCAGGCCACCACGAACGTCGACCGGACGATCCGTTCGGTCAAGCGCCACATGGGCGAAGACTGGAACGTCAGCATCGACGGCAAGAAGTTCACCCCCCAGCAGATCAGCGCGTTCGTGCTGCAGAAGCTGAAGCGGGACGCCGAGGCGTACCTCGGGGAGCAGGTCACCGACGCGGTCATCACCGTGCCGGCCTACTTCTCCGACGCGCAGCGCCAGGCGACCAAGGAGGCCGGCGAGATCGCCGGCCTGAACGTGCACCGGATCGTCAACGAGCCGACCGCGGCCGCGCTGGCGTACGGCCTGGACAAGGGCACCGAGCAGACCATCCTGGTCTTCGACCTCGGGGGCGGCACCTTCGACGTGTCGCTGCTGGAGATCGGCGACGGCGTCTTCGAGGTGAAGGCCACCTCCGGTGACAACCACCTCGGTGGTGACGACTGGGACATGCGGATCGTGCAGTGGCTGGTGACCCAGTTCAAGAACAAGAACGGCACCGACCTGTCCGGCGACAAGATGGCCATGCAGCGGCTGCAGGAGGCCGCGGAGAAGGCCAAGATCGAGCTCTCCAGCGCCGCCGAGACCTCCATTCACCTGCCGTACCTGAGCCTGACCGACTCCGGCCCGCTGCACCTGGAGGAGAAGCTCTCCCGCGCCGAGTTCCAGAAGCTCACCAACGACCTGCTCGAGCGCGCCCGCTCGCCGTTCAAGGCCGTCATCAAGGACGCCGGCATCGACGTGGCGAAGATCGACCACGTCATCCTCGTCGGTGGCTCGACCCGGATGCCCGCGGTCGCCGAGCTGGTCAAGGAGCTGACCGGCGGCAAGGACCCGAACAAGGGTGTGAACCCGGACGAGGTCGTCGCCGTCGGAGCCTCCCTGCAGGCCGGTGTGCTGAAGGGTGAGGTCAAGGACGTCCTGCTGCTCGACGTGACCCCGCTGAGCCTGGGCATCGAGACCAAGGGTGGCGTGTTCACCAAGATCATCGAGCGCAACACCACGATCCCGACCAAGGGCTCGGAGATCTTCACCACGGCCGAGGACAACCAGCCGTCGGTGATGATCCAGGTCTACCAGGGCGAGCGCGAGATGGCCCGCGACAACAAGTCGCTCGGCAACTTCGAGCTGACCGGCCTGCCGCCGGCGCCGCGCAACGTGCCGCAGATCGAGGTCACCTTCGACATCGACGCGAACGGCATCGTGCACGTCAACGCCAAGGACCTGGCCACCGGCAAGGAGCAGCGGATGACGGTGACCGGTGGCTCCGCGCTGCCGAAGACCGACATCGACCAGATGGTCCGCGACGCCGAGCAGTACGCCGAGGAGGACCGGCTGCGCCGCGAGGCCGTCGAGTCCCGCAACCAGGCGGAGGGTCTGGTCTACCAGACCGAGAAGTTCCTCGAAGAGAACGAGGACAAGATCCCCGACGACGTCAAGACCGAGGTCAAGGACGGCGTCGCGGAGCTGAAGAAGGCGCTCGAGGGTGACGACGCCGAGGTGATCAAGACCGCCTCGGAGAAGCTCGCCCAGTCCAGCCAGAAGATGGGTGCCGCGATGTACGCGAACGCCCAGGCGGCCGGTGGTTCCGAGGAGAACGCGTCGTCCGGCGACCGCCCGGCCGACACCGAGGACGACGGTGTCGTCGACGCCGAGATCGTGGACGAGGACCGTCCGCAGGACACCAAGGCCGACGACGCCAAGCCCGAGGACACCAAGTGA
- a CDS encoding GNAT family N-acetyltransferase, producing the protein MKLRPLSTADESTVLAFNAAESHLDKLGPDRLDWLRLIAAHAAVVDVDGDIAGFVLTFAPGSAYDGLDFQWFADTYADRYLYLDRLVIAEPYRRQGIATSVYKAVERAAKPFDRLVCRVQSDPPDIPSLALHAARGFVEVGKLQRPDGTTSAMLSKELT; encoded by the coding sequence GTGAAACTCCGCCCACTGTCCACCGCTGACGAGTCCACCGTGCTCGCCTTCAACGCCGCCGAGTCCCACCTCGACAAACTCGGTCCCGACCGGCTGGACTGGCTCCGCCTGATCGCCGCCCACGCCGCCGTCGTCGACGTCGACGGCGACATCGCCGGCTTCGTCCTCACCTTCGCCCCCGGATCCGCGTACGACGGCCTCGACTTCCAGTGGTTCGCCGACACCTACGCCGACCGCTACCTCTACCTGGACCGCTTGGTGATCGCCGAGCCGTACCGCCGCCAGGGCATCGCCACCTCCGTCTACAAGGCCGTCGAACGAGCCGCCAAGCCCTTCGACCGCCTGGTCTGCCGCGTCCAGTCCGACCCGCCCGACATCCCGTCCCTGGCCCTGCACGCCGCCCGCGGCTTCGTCGAGGTCGGCAAACTCCAACGCCCCGACGGCACCACCAGCGCCATGCTCTCCAAGGAGCTGACCTAG
- a CDS encoding phosphoribosyltransferase family protein codes for MSRSAVHQQSAGGVRGRLRAAYRTRQDRGDRWGSADLTGWWRDAELLRDLGPALAGLYDESPTVVVGPVSRGAMIGALTAAALGVGFVEARKEIAQATDSDRWVCRTTGPDYRDRNLVFGFRRGLLRSGDRVLMVDDWADTGATARTVRQLVEDCGAHFIGAACIVDGLLDPRLRHDLPVRALLDVRTL; via the coding sequence ATGTCCAGGTCAGCAGTGCACCAGCAGTCCGCCGGCGGCGTCCGCGGCCGGCTGCGCGCTGCCTACCGGACCAGGCAGGACCGCGGCGACCGCTGGGGCTCCGCCGACCTGACCGGCTGGTGGCGTGACGCGGAGCTGCTCCGCGACCTCGGCCCTGCCCTCGCCGGCCTGTACGACGAGTCGCCGACCGTCGTCGTCGGCCCGGTCTCGCGCGGCGCCATGATCGGCGCCCTCACCGCTGCCGCGCTCGGCGTCGGGTTCGTGGAGGCGCGCAAGGAGATCGCGCAGGCGACCGACAGCGACCGCTGGGTCTGCCGCACCACCGGACCGGACTACCGCGACCGCAACCTGGTGTTCGGGTTCCGCCGCGGCCTGCTCCGGTCCGGCGACCGGGTCCTGATGGTCGACGACTGGGCAGACACCGGCGCCACCGCCCGCACCGTCCGGCAGTTGGTCGAGGACTGCGGCGCCCACTTCATCGGCGCCGCCTGCATCGTCGACGGCCTGCTCGACCCCCGCCTCCGCCACGACCTCCCTGTCCGCGCCCTCCTCGACGTACGGACCCTCTAG
- a CDS encoding sialidase family protein, whose translation MSRVVIAQSIAGQLPYFPSAIRLADGRVLVVWREGLGHVRSVGRIVAAESSDDGRSWSEPRVVVDRLYDDRDPMVVQLANGDILLSWFQIDWSVRPYVCPGVLVARSVDGGASWGEPVAVGSAMVDHETAQVWHGFRAAHIVAHGQILELPDGDLLAPVYGVFPGDQNHSASVVRSTDGGLTWPAAQEIVLGRRDGREYLEPVLTLLPGGQVVALLRTDEEAELVRSDDNGLTWSEPELCGLHASSADTLTLSDGAVLLAYGDVSKQFNPGRPTVATIIGEPLGPWDQDALRVVIDAGQDTMDQANPAVVELPGDELLVISYDIFTREIVGELLPRTALQ comes from the coding sequence ATGAGCCGCGTGGTGATCGCCCAGAGCATTGCTGGTCAGCTGCCGTACTTCCCGAGCGCCATCAGGCTGGCGGACGGGCGGGTGCTGGTGGTGTGGCGGGAAGGGCTGGGGCATGTGCGGAGTGTGGGGCGGATCGTCGCCGCGGAGTCCTCGGACGACGGGCGGTCGTGGTCGGAGCCTCGGGTGGTGGTGGACAGGCTCTACGACGACCGGGACCCGATGGTGGTGCAGTTGGCCAACGGGGACATCCTGCTGAGCTGGTTCCAGATCGACTGGTCGGTGCGGCCGTACGTGTGTCCGGGGGTGCTCGTGGCTCGGTCCGTCGACGGCGGGGCTTCTTGGGGTGAGCCGGTCGCCGTCGGGTCGGCGATGGTGGATCACGAGACCGCCCAGGTGTGGCACGGGTTTCGGGCGGCGCACATCGTGGCGCACGGGCAGATCCTGGAGCTGCCGGACGGGGATCTGCTGGCTCCGGTGTACGGGGTGTTTCCGGGGGATCAGAACCACTCGGCGAGCGTCGTCCGGTCGACCGATGGTGGGCTGACCTGGCCGGCGGCGCAGGAGATTGTGCTGGGTCGGCGGGACGGGCGTGAGTACCTCGAGCCGGTGCTGACCTTGCTGCCAGGTGGTCAGGTCGTGGCGTTGCTGCGGACCGACGAAGAGGCCGAGCTGGTCCGGAGCGACGACAACGGGCTGACCTGGTCGGAGCCGGAGCTGTGCGGGTTGCATGCCTCGTCGGCTGACACGCTGACGCTGTCGGACGGCGCAGTGCTGCTGGCGTACGGCGATGTGTCGAAGCAGTTCAACCCGGGGCGGCCGACGGTGGCCACGATCATCGGTGAGCCGCTCGGACCGTGGGACCAGGACGCGCTGCGGGTGGTGATCGACGCCGGGCAGGACACGATGGACCAGGCCAATCCCGCGGTCGTCGAGCTTCCCGGCGACGAGCTGCTGGTGATCAGCTACGACATCTTCACCCGCGAGATCGTCGGCGAGCTCTTGCCGCGTACGGCGCTGCAGTGA
- a CDS encoding DUF559 domain-containing protein, whose protein sequence is MAEVGEVLARRGGSAGFADLRAVVSARAIRAALTAGTIRRIAKGVYALPEAPPALTAARSQGGAVSHLSAAQHWRLGVLAAPSLPHVTLPIGRQRRRAGLPCVVHWADVPVIDDVTTPIRTVLDCARTLPMNEALTVADSALHLGLVDHDELLDASARLVGPNRRRIQQVVRLADRRAESVLESALRAILIEEGIDGFEPQVPVRDAGFSARLDLGHRQRRIGLEADGFEHHGGRTAFVRDCRRQVNLSLRGWLVLRFSWEDVMYGRDWVVEAVRGALELPPLTNRLPQAA, encoded by the coding sequence GTGGCTGAGGTTGGTGAGGTTCTAGCGCGGCGTGGTGGCAGTGCGGGGTTCGCCGACCTCCGGGCTGTCGTGTCCGCACGGGCGATCCGCGCCGCGCTCACCGCCGGAACGATCCGCCGGATCGCCAAAGGGGTCTACGCGCTCCCGGAGGCGCCGCCGGCGCTGACCGCAGCACGGAGTCAGGGAGGCGCGGTCTCGCATCTCAGTGCGGCTCAGCACTGGCGGTTGGGAGTCCTCGCGGCGCCGTCGCTTCCTCATGTGACCCTGCCCATCGGCCGGCAACGGCGACGGGCCGGCCTTCCGTGCGTCGTGCACTGGGCCGACGTGCCCGTCATCGACGACGTGACCACCCCGATCCGGACCGTTCTCGACTGCGCCCGGACGCTGCCGATGAACGAGGCACTCACGGTCGCCGACTCGGCGCTTCACCTGGGTCTGGTCGACCACGACGAACTGCTGGACGCGTCCGCGCGGCTGGTGGGACCGAATCGGCGGCGGATTCAGCAGGTCGTCAGGCTGGCGGACAGACGAGCCGAGTCCGTGCTGGAGTCGGCTCTTCGGGCCATCCTGATCGAGGAGGGCATCGACGGGTTCGAGCCCCAGGTCCCGGTCCGGGACGCCGGGTTCAGCGCTCGGCTGGACCTTGGGCACCGCCAACGGCGGATCGGGCTCGAGGCGGACGGCTTCGAGCACCACGGCGGCCGGACGGCCTTCGTCCGCGACTGCCGTCGGCAGGTCAACCTCAGCCTGCGCGGTTGGCTCGTGCTGCGATTCAGCTGGGAGGACGTGATGTACGGCAGGGATTGGGTGGTGGAGGCGGTGCGTGGGGCGCTTGAACTCCCACCACTCACTAACCGGCTTCCACAGGCCGCCTGA
- the hutI gene encoding imidazolonepropionase translates to MSSLLLTGISSLVTNDPSHGPQLGELHDAALVIEGSTVAWVGPRTSAPAADASMDLGDRAVVPGFVDSHAHLVFAGDRAEEFAARMTGTPYSAGGIRTTVAATREAADEQLAANVARLVAEMRRQGTTTVEIKSGYGLTVADEARSLAVAAEFTDETTYLGAHVVPAEFADDPAGYVELVTGPMLDASAKHAKWVDVFVERGAFDADQARAILRAGQAAGLSARVHANQLGEGPGVQVACEVGAAAADHCTFLTSSDVDALASAGVVAGLLPAIEFSTRSPYPDARRLLDAGVTVALATDCNPGSGYSSSIPFCIALAVREMHMTPAEALWSATAGGAASLRRTDVGHLSVGARADLAVLDAPSYLHLAYRPGVPLVTQTFVGGRPV, encoded by the coding sequence ATGAGCTCGCTGCTGCTGACCGGGATCAGCTCGCTGGTGACCAACGACCCGTCCCACGGGCCGCAGCTGGGTGAGCTGCACGACGCCGCGCTGGTGATCGAGGGCAGCACGGTCGCCTGGGTCGGCCCGCGGACCTCGGCTCCCGCTGCCGACGCCTCGATGGATCTCGGCGACCGGGCCGTCGTACCGGGGTTCGTGGACTCGCACGCGCACCTGGTGTTCGCCGGGGACCGGGCCGAGGAGTTCGCGGCCCGGATGACCGGTACGCCGTACAGCGCGGGCGGCATCCGGACGACGGTCGCCGCGACCCGCGAGGCCGCCGACGAGCAGCTCGCCGCGAACGTGGCGCGGCTGGTCGCGGAGATGCGCCGCCAGGGCACGACGACCGTCGAGATCAAGTCGGGCTACGGGCTGACCGTCGCCGACGAGGCGCGGTCGCTGGCGGTCGCGGCCGAGTTCACCGACGAGACGACGTACCTGGGGGCGCACGTCGTACCGGCTGAGTTCGCCGACGATCCCGCGGGCTACGTCGAGCTGGTGACCGGTCCGATGCTCGACGCGTCGGCGAAGCACGCCAAATGGGTCGACGTCTTCGTCGAACGCGGCGCCTTCGACGCCGACCAGGCCCGTGCCATCCTGCGCGCCGGCCAGGCCGCCGGGCTGTCCGCCCGGGTCCATGCCAACCAGCTCGGCGAGGGCCCTGGGGTCCAGGTCGCCTGCGAGGTCGGCGCCGCCGCTGCTGACCACTGCACGTTCCTGACCTCCTCGGACGTGGACGCGCTGGCCTCGGCAGGAGTCGTCGCCGGCCTCCTCCCCGCCATCGAGTTCTCCACCCGCTCGCCGTACCCCGACGCCCGCCGCCTCCTCGACGCCGGCGTCACCGTAGCCCTCGCCACCGACTGCAACCCCGGCTCCGGCTACTCCTCCTCCATCCCGTTCTGCATCGCCCTGGCGGTCCGCGAAATGCACATGACCCCCGCCGAGGCGCTCTGGTCCGCCACCGCCGGCGGCGCCGCGTCCCTGCGGCGTACCGACGTCGGCCATCTCTCCGTGGGAGCCCGAGCCGACCTGGCGGTCCTGGACGCCCCGTCGTACCTCCACCTCGCCTACCGCCCTGGCGTCCCGCTGGTGACCCAGACCTTCGTCGGTGGTCGCCCGGTCTGA
- a CDS encoding formimidoylglutamate deiminase — protein sequence MTTYWCERAVLPSGIEDSVLVTVADGRITALETDASPGSAVRLNGIVLPGLANCHSHAFHRALRGRTQTGRGTFWTWREQMYAVASKLTPDTYYRLARAVYGEMLLTGITAVGEFHYLHHAPGGRRYDDPNAMGEALIAAARDAGLRIALLDTCYVAGGIDQPLNEVQQRFSDGDVVGWASRVNRLKGADDVVIGAAAHSVRGVPADQLGAVASLLPEAPLHVHLSEQVAENEACLAAYGRTPTQVLDEAGFLSARTSAVHATHLTPVDIDRLGSSATYSCFCPTTERDLADGIGPSVALRAAGSAVTLGSDSHAVVDLFEEMRAVELDERLASQERGHWSAAELLAAAGLDGHRSLGFRDAGVIEVGARADLVAVRTDSVRTAGTGASMETVVFAASGADVTDVVADGVHRVADGNHSKLDVGAELAAAIAEVT from the coding sequence GTGACGACGTACTGGTGTGAGCGCGCAGTTCTCCCCAGTGGGATTGAAGATTCTGTCCTGGTCACTGTCGCCGATGGACGAATCACAGCACTTGAAACTGATGCCTCTCCGGGCTCGGCCGTCCGGCTCAACGGCATCGTCCTCCCGGGCCTCGCCAACTGCCACAGCCACGCCTTCCATCGCGCGCTCCGCGGCCGCACGCAGACCGGGCGCGGCACCTTCTGGACCTGGCGCGAGCAGATGTACGCCGTCGCCTCCAAGCTCACCCCCGACACCTACTACCGTCTCGCCCGCGCCGTCTACGGCGAGATGCTGCTGACCGGGATCACCGCCGTCGGCGAGTTCCACTATCTGCACCATGCCCCCGGCGGCCGCCGGTACGACGACCCGAACGCCATGGGCGAGGCTCTCATCGCCGCCGCCCGCGACGCCGGCCTCCGGATCGCGCTGCTCGACACCTGTTACGTTGCCGGCGGCATCGATCAGCCGCTGAACGAGGTGCAGCAACGCTTCAGCGACGGTGATGTGGTCGGTTGGGCGTCGCGCGTCAACCGGTTGAAAGGCGCCGACGACGTGGTGATCGGCGCGGCCGCGCACTCGGTCCGCGGTGTTCCGGCCGACCAGCTCGGCGCGGTCGCCTCGTTGTTGCCCGAGGCCCCTTTGCATGTGCACCTGTCGGAGCAGGTCGCGGAGAACGAGGCCTGCTTGGCGGCGTACGGGCGGACGCCGACCCAGGTGCTCGACGAGGCCGGCTTCCTGAGCGCGCGGACGAGCGCCGTGCACGCGACGCATCTGACGCCGGTCGACATCGACCGGCTCGGCAGCTCCGCGACATACTCGTGCTTCTGCCCGACCACCGAACGCGACCTGGCCGACGGGATCGGCCCGTCGGTCGCTCTGCGCGCGGCCGGTTCGGCGGTGACGCTGGGGTCGGACAGTCATGCTGTGGTGGACCTTTTCGAGGAGATGCGCGCGGTCGAGCTGGACGAACGGCTCGCCTCGCAGGAGCGCGGACACTGGTCGGCGGCGGAGCTGCTGGCCGCGGCTGGTCTGGACGGGCATCGGTCGCTGGGGTTCCGGGATGCCGGTGTGATCGAGGTCGGTGCGCGGGCCGACCTGGTTGCCGTGCGGACCGACAGCGTGCGAACGGCCGGGACCGGGGCGTCGATGGAGACCGTGGTGTTCGCGGCGTCCGGGGCCGATGTCACCGATGTGGTGGCCGACGGCGTCCATCGTGTTGCTGACGGCAACCATTCGAAGCTGGACGTCGGTGCCGAGCTGGCGGCCGCGATCGCGGAGGTGACATGA
- a CDS encoding allantoate amidohydrolase yields MTFEQLWTDLSAIGRDPHTGGYRRGGWTETERAATEWFVDQCTTRGLALESDGIGNLIAWWGPSTGKGVVTGSHLDSVLDGGAFDGPLGVVSALAAVDQLRAEGFQPSVPVGVGAFVEEEGSRFGMPCLGSRVAAGVLAPSKALALQDRTGVTLAEALSEAGVDPAGVGPSPLLERMGTFVELHVEQGRALTAPVGVASSIWPHGRFRFTFGGEANHAGTTLMEDRHDPMLTYAMTALAANKQARLAGARATFGRLSVEPNGTNAVPSQVTAWLDARAASTEILDKLLEAITRQAVERAERDGTTVEVTAESVSPVVDFPAGLRDRLAGVLDGAPVLPTGAGHDAGVFSDAGIPTAMLFVRNPTGISHSPAEHAEMDDCLAGVDALATVLKDLAK; encoded by the coding sequence TTGACCTTCGAACAGCTCTGGACGGACCTGTCCGCCATCGGCCGTGACCCCCACACCGGGGGTTACCGCCGAGGCGGCTGGACCGAAACCGAACGAGCAGCGACTGAGTGGTTCGTCGATCAGTGCACGACTCGGGGCCTGGCCTTGGAGTCGGACGGCATCGGCAACCTGATCGCTTGGTGGGGTCCGTCTACTGGCAAAGGTGTAGTGACCGGCAGCCACCTGGACTCCGTCCTCGACGGTGGTGCCTTCGACGGACCTTTGGGTGTCGTCTCGGCGCTTGCTGCTGTTGACCAACTGCGGGCTGAGGGCTTCCAGCCTTCTGTACCTGTTGGCGTCGGTGCGTTTGTGGAAGAAGAAGGCAGCCGCTTCGGGATGCCGTGTCTCGGCTCTCGGGTGGCTGCCGGTGTGCTGGCGCCCTCGAAGGCGTTGGCTCTTCAGGACCGTACGGGTGTGACGCTCGCCGAAGCTCTGTCGGAAGCAGGTGTCGACCCGGCAGGAGTGGGTCCGTCACCGTTGCTCGAGAGGATGGGCACCTTCGTCGAGCTCCACGTCGAGCAGGGCCGCGCGCTCACCGCACCCGTCGGCGTGGCCAGCTCGATCTGGCCCCACGGCCGCTTCCGCTTCACCTTCGGCGGCGAGGCCAACCACGCCGGCACCACGCTGATGGAAGACCGGCACGACCCGATGCTGACCTACGCGATGACCGCCCTGGCGGCCAACAAGCAGGCCCGCCTGGCCGGCGCCCGCGCGACCTTCGGCCGGCTGTCCGTCGAGCCGAACGGCACCAACGCCGTACCGTCCCAGGTGACCGCCTGGCTCGACGCCCGCGCCGCCTCCACCGAGATCCTCGACAAGTTGCTAGAGGCAATCACTCGGCAAGCAGTGGAGCGCGCCGAACGCGACGGCACCACCGTCGAGGTGACCGCCGAGTCCGTCTCCCCGGTCGTCGACTTCCCGGCCGGCCTGCGCGACCGCCTGGCCGGCGTACTGGACGGTGCGCCGGTTCTTCCGACCGGCGCCGGGCACGACGCCGGCGTGTTCTCCGACGCGGGGATCCCGACGGCGATGCTGTTCGTTCGCAACCCGACCGGCATCTCGCACTCGCCGGCCGAGCACGCGGAGATGGACGACTGCCTGGCCGGGGTCGACGCGCTCGCGACGGTGCTGAAGGACCTGGCCAAGTGA
- a CDS encoding ABC transporter substrate-binding protein codes for MFRRTFIRSAIAATAVFALAACGGGEDPLGGGNDAGGGAAPDKVDSLTVGSANFAESQVLAEIYAQALEAKGIKVNRKLNIGARELYMAAIQDKSVDLLPEYTGATLVYFKKDATENEAEAVYKAIPGVLPSGLEVLDKSEAADEDAIVVTPETAQKYSLKSIADLKAVSKDLVAGGGPEFKTRTAGLAGMKDKYGVEFKKFKTLDAGGPLSLKALKDGTIQVTQFFTTQSAIKDNNLVVLEDPEHIHLPNNIVPLIRTDHKSPDVASTLNAVQAKLTTDALTDLVKRAEGGSESAAAVAKDWLSKNPLS; via the coding sequence GTGTTCAGAAGAACCTTCATCCGCAGTGCCATCGCCGCGACGGCCGTGTTCGCGCTCGCAGCCTGCGGGGGCGGCGAGGACCCGCTGGGTGGCGGCAACGACGCCGGCGGCGGCGCCGCGCCCGACAAGGTCGACTCGCTCACCGTCGGATCCGCCAACTTCGCCGAGAGCCAGGTGCTCGCCGAGATCTACGCCCAGGCGCTGGAGGCCAAGGGCATCAAGGTCAACCGCAAGCTGAACATCGGCGCCCGTGAGCTCTACATGGCCGCGATCCAGGACAAGTCGGTCGACCTGCTGCCGGAGTACACCGGGGCCACCCTGGTCTACTTCAAGAAGGACGCCACCGAGAACGAGGCCGAGGCCGTCTACAAGGCGATCCCGGGTGTCCTGCCGTCCGGCCTGGAGGTGCTCGACAAGTCCGAGGCGGCCGACGAGGACGCGATCGTGGTCACGCCGGAGACGGCGCAGAAGTACTCGCTGAAGTCGATCGCCGACCTGAAGGCGGTCAGCAAGGACCTGGTCGCGGGTGGTGGTCCCGAGTTCAAGACGCGGACCGCGGGGCTGGCCGGCATGAAGGACAAGTACGGCGTTGAGTTCAAGAAGTTCAAGACGCTGGACGCCGGTGGTCCGCTGAGCCTGAAGGCGCTGAAGGACGGCACCATCCAGGTGACCCAGTTCTTCACCACCCAGTCGGCGATCAAGGACAACAACCTGGTCGTGCTCGAGGACCCCGAGCACATCCACCTGCCGAACAACATCGTTCCGCTGATCCGCACCGACCACAAGAGCCCTGACGTGGCGTCGACGCTGAACGCCGTACAGGCCAAGCTGACCACCGACGCGCTGACCGACCTGGTCAAGCGTGCCGAGGGTGGCAGCGAGTCCGCCGCCGCCGTCGCCAAGGACTGGCTGTCGAAGAACCCGCTGTCTTGA